One Ignavibacterium album JCM 16511 genomic region harbors:
- a CDS encoding CDP-alcohol phosphatidyltransferase family protein encodes MKINSREFLTVSNLLSLLRLLLAIPIWILFDYYNSEVFIKYWIFALCVFAAITDILDGFLARKLNQVTEAGKIIDPLADKIAMAVVVIRLTMLGELPFYYLSLIVIRDLLIFLGGIFVTSKIGKVLPSNILGKATVLIIGIVVLLTLLQIEKDSLVFNIFYYFSLIMIVLSFIAYVIRANEYLKRKKSV; translated from the coding sequence ATGAAAATTAACAGTAGAGAATTTTTGACAGTTTCAAACCTGCTTTCATTGTTGAGATTGCTATTGGCAATTCCAATATGGATTTTGTTTGATTATTATAATTCTGAAGTATTTATTAAATATTGGATATTTGCACTTTGTGTTTTTGCTGCTATAACAGATATTCTTGATGGTTTTCTGGCAAGGAAACTTAATCAAGTCACTGAAGCTGGTAAAATAATTGACCCTTTAGCTGATAAAATTGCGATGGCTGTTGTTGTAATAAGATTGACTATGTTGGGTGAACTTCCTTTTTACTATCTGTCATTGATAGTTATTAGAGATCTTTTAATCTTTTTAGGTGGTATTTTTGTTACAAGTAAAATTGGCAAAGTCTTACCTTCAAATATCTTAGGGAAAGCAACTGTTCTTATTATTGGCATAGTAGTTTTACTAACATTATTGCAAATAGAAAAGGATAGTTTGGTATTTAATATCTTTTACTACTTTAGTTTAATAATGATTGTATTGTCATTTATTGCTTATGTGATCAGAGCAAATGAATATCTTAAAAGGAAAAAATCGGTATGA